In one window of Chloroflexota bacterium DNA:
- the dprA gene encoding DNA-processing protein DprA, whose amino-acid sequence MEELAYWIGFNRVMGIGAVRLKALLDHFDDDVEAAWFAGATDLLEAGLDRRSVSNLLLARQQMDLQAQIDQLKQSGVTALTWQCEEYPINLRNIEQPPPVLYIKGELIPEDDWAVAVVGTRRASVYGKEVARRLASDLVRNGITVVSGLATGIDSMAHRAAVDVGGRTLAVLGSGVDVIYPANNRQLATAIQEQGALISEFPLGTHPERRNFPPRNRIISGLSLGTVVVEAGVRSGALITVKSALDQGRDVFAVPGSILQKSCEGSNRLLRDGARPVLSVEDILEELHLAKVTQQAEVRAAVPTTFIESTLLGHLSGEPTYVDELSRLTDLPAATIASTLTVLELKGLVRQVGGMSYIQVRDF is encoded by the coding sequence GTGGAAGAACTGGCCTATTGGATCGGATTCAACAGAGTAATGGGCATTGGCGCTGTTCGACTCAAAGCTCTGTTAGATCACTTTGATGATGATGTTGAGGCCGCCTGGTTCGCCGGCGCTACCGATCTGTTGGAAGCGGGACTCGATCGCCGCTCCGTCAGTAATCTTTTACTGGCGAGACAGCAGATGGACCTGCAGGCCCAGATTGATCAGCTCAAACAATCTGGTGTGACTGCCCTCACGTGGCAATGTGAGGAGTACCCAATCAATCTGCGGAATATCGAGCAGCCGCCACCGGTGTTGTATATCAAGGGTGAGCTGATCCCGGAGGATGATTGGGCAGTTGCCGTTGTCGGTACCCGGCGAGCGAGCGTCTACGGGAAAGAGGTAGCGCGTCGCCTGGCAAGCGATCTTGTCCGCAATGGCATCACGGTAGTCAGCGGTCTCGCCACCGGCATCGACTCGATGGCTCACAGGGCAGCTGTGGATGTAGGTGGGCGCACTCTGGCCGTTCTGGGTTCGGGCGTCGATGTGATCTACCCGGCCAACAATCGGCAGCTGGCCACTGCGATCCAGGAGCAGGGAGCATTGATCTCCGAGTTTCCGTTGGGTACGCATCCGGAGCGACGTAATTTCCCGCCGCGAAACCGCATCATTAGTGGGTTGTCCCTGGGTACGGTGGTCGTGGAGGCGGGTGTCCGGAGCGGCGCACTTATTACGGTGAAATCTGCCCTCGACCAGGGCCGGGACGTGTTCGCTGTTCCGGGCAGTATTTTGCAGAAGAGTTGCGAAGGTTCAAACCGTTTATTGCGAGATGGCGCCCGACCGGTGCTTTCGGTGGAAGATATCCTTGAGGAATTGCATCTGGCCAAGGTAACGCAGCAGGCAGAGGTGCGGGCCGCGGTCCCGACTACATTTATCGAGAGCACCCTGTTGGGACATCTCTCCGGTGAACCGACCTATGTTGATGAGCTGAGCCGGCTGACAGATTTGCCGGCAGCCACCATTGCGAGTACGCTGACTGTGTTGGAATTGAAGGGATTGGTCAGACAAGTCGGCGGCATGAGCTATATCCAGGTACGCGATTTTTGA